The following proteins come from a genomic window of Chloroflexota bacterium:
- the avd gene encoding diversity-generating retroelement protein Avd, whose amino-acid sequence MNQSPIFSKTYDLLLWLIPATAKFPREQRFVLAQAIQQDALNFQGLLMEAVHSVQPKHKLNAADAELDKLRTRLRLARDLGLISINQYQHVAAILTEIGKLLGGWKKTAK is encoded by the coding sequence ATGAACCAATCGCCCATCTTCAGCAAAACCTACGACCTGCTTTTATGGCTGATCCCGGCCACGGCCAAGTTCCCGCGTGAACAGCGATTTGTGCTGGCGCAGGCTATCCAGCAAGATGCGCTCAATTTCCAGGGCTTGCTCATGGAGGCTGTGCATTCTGTGCAACCGAAGCACAAGCTCAACGCTGCCGATGCTGAACTCGATAAACTGCGCACACGCCTGCGCCTGGCACGCGATCTGGGCCTAATCTCGATCAACCAATACCAACATGTAGCTGCCATACTCACCGAAATTGGCAAGCTGCTGGGCGGCTGGAAGAAAACCGCAAAATA
- a CDS encoding SUMF1/EgtB/PvdO family nonheme iron enzyme has translation GLEMPIAFSEFRPPEPGAGPGAQASTVPLENITEALTRHNAFVILGEPGCGKTTTLQKITFDAARHLLSGEPGRVPLFVRLSQQRERDPYTFLAEEWERRTGTDFGNALAAGKVLILADGVNEIQRETRDERLKAWRLFAGDYAGGNQIAFSGRERDYDHDQQLDLPRVLVDPLDDARITDYLQRHNVEGLGELLDDTTTRLRQMASNPFNLALLTFAYKSNQRDMANLGWLLHWFVGELFSREERLAHPGWLPRAVQIQALAQLAYTMQEQGESLTFPLKTARQAIPETADFRGEATAIPPARLFRFGRAATLLDPGIEPDVRFYHHLLQEYFAALELLRRFREGADLQDLWACKRLAAEMPPADVGEWDALPEPPPTGWEVTTILACGLAGSLKVDLAALIEAVRAHNPVLAGRCLHEAGIEPPEESLDNVRADLLADLYDPDMHLRARLQAGLTLGHIGDPRFPAQIINGVEIIPPEMVAVPGGSYWIGSRDDDTDAYDDEKPRYTIDLLAFGLGRWPVTNAEYTCFIAAGGYKKEAYWEGDLAKRWLKGEDVTGGQYSSWMQIWQYMQDTPNWKSQLEQSVVPETIKTYEYIAELSEDEFKNMLSNQLSQKSRKQPHYWNDLKFNNPSQPVVGITWFEARAYCAWLSETTGKNYRLPSEVEWEAAGRGSLTPGPSPSGRGESGVRAYAWGEDWDQGKANTIEGRVLRTSPVGAYAAARGLGPYKAEDQTGNVWEWTSSLYLPYPYNPEQAGDPEATTERTLRGGAWDYSRRFVRCAYRTWFVPDYFNNDFGFRVLSPG, from the coding sequence CGGGCTGGAGATGCCCATTGCTTTCAGCGAATTTCGCCCCCCGGAGCCGGGAGCCGGGCCAGGCGCGCAGGCCAGTACCGTCCCCCTGGAGAATATCACCGAAGCCCTGACGCGCCACAATGCTTTTGTAATTCTCGGTGAGCCGGGCTGCGGCAAAACTACCACGCTACAAAAAATCACCTTCGATGCCGCCCGCCACCTGCTCTCTGGTGAACCTGGGCGCGTGCCCCTCTTTGTGCGCCTGAGCCAACAAAGAGAACGCGATCCTTACACCTTTCTTGCCGAAGAATGGGAGCGGCGCACCGGCACAGATTTTGGCAATGCACTGGCCGCGGGGAAGGTGTTGATCCTGGCGGATGGTGTCAATGAAATTCAGCGTGAAACGCGCGATGAACGCCTGAAAGCCTGGCGTTTATTCGCCGGGGATTATGCCGGTGGCAACCAGATTGCTTTCAGCGGGCGCGAGCGCGACTACGACCACGACCAACAGCTAGATTTGCCGCGCGTGCTGGTTGATCCCTTGGATGATGCCCGCATCACGGATTACTTGCAACGCCACAATGTCGAAGGATTGGGCGAACTGCTCGATGACACCACAACCCGCCTGCGTCAAATGGCAAGTAACCCTTTCAATCTGGCATTGCTGACCTTTGCCTACAAATCCAACCAGCGCGATATGGCTAACCTGGGCTGGCTGCTGCACTGGTTTGTGGGGGAGCTTTTTAGCCGCGAAGAACGTCTGGCACATCCGGGCTGGCTGCCGCGTGCGGTGCAAATACAGGCACTGGCGCAACTGGCCTACACCATGCAGGAACAGGGCGAAAGCCTGACCTTCCCCTTGAAAACCGCGCGGCAGGCCATACCAGAGACGGCTGATTTTCGCGGTGAAGCTACGGCCATACCCCCGGCGCGCCTCTTCCGCTTTGGACGGGCGGCCACCCTGCTTGACCCTGGCATCGAACCGGATGTGCGCTTTTATCACCATCTGCTTCAGGAGTATTTTGCCGCCCTGGAATTGCTGCGCCGTTTTCGAGAGGGCGCAGACCTGCAAGATTTGTGGGCTTGCAAACGCCTGGCCGCTGAAATGCCCCCCGCGGATGTGGGGGAGTGGGATGCGCTGCCCGAACCCCCGCCCACCGGCTGGGAAGTGACTACCATTTTGGCTTGCGGGCTGGCAGGTTCGTTAAAAGTTGATCTCGCCGCCCTGATTGAAGCGGTACGCGCTCACAATCCCGTGCTGGCCGGGCGCTGCCTGCACGAAGCCGGGATCGAGCCGCCCGAAGAATCTTTGGATAACGTGCGTGCCGATTTGCTGGCTGATCTCTATGACCCGGACATGCACCTGCGCGCTCGCTTGCAGGCGGGTTTAACCCTGGGGCATATCGGCGACCCGCGCTTTCCGGCGCAGATCATCAACGGCGTGGAAATCATCCCCCCGGAGATGGTGGCTGTGCCCGGCGGTTCCTACTGGATTGGCAGCCGCGATGACGACACCGATGCTTACGATGATGAGAAGCCCCGCTACACCATTGACCTGCTCGCCTTCGGCCTGGGCCGCTGGCCGGTGACGAATGCCGAATATACCTGCTTCATCGCCGCGGGCGGCTATAAAAAAGAAGCTTATTGGGAGGGCGACCTGGCAAAGCGCTGGCTGAAGGGTGAAGATGTCACGGGCGGGCAATATTCAAGTTGGATGCAAATCTGGCAATATATGCAAGATACTCCCAATTGGAAAAGTCAATTAGAACAATCCGTAGTGCCTGAAACCATTAAAACTTATGAATACATAGCTGAACTATCAGAAGACGAATTCAAAAATATGCTGTCAAACCAGCTATCACAAAAATCACGCAAACAACCACACTATTGGAATGATCTAAAATTCAACAACCCCTCCCAGCCCGTAGTCGGGATCACCTGGTTTGAAGCCCGCGCCTACTGTGCCTGGTTGAGTGAGACTACCGGGAAAAATTATCGCCTACCCAGTGAAGTGGAATGGGAAGCCGCCGGGCGTGGTTCCCTCACCCCCGGCCCCTCTCCCAGTGGGAGAGGGGAGTCAGGGGTGAGGGCTTACGCCTGGGGCGAAGATTGGGATCAGGGAAAAGCCAACACCATCGAAGGCCGCGTGTTGCGTACCTCGCCGGTGGGCGCTTATGCCGCCGCGCGCGGCCTGGGGCCTTACAAAGCCGAAGACCAAACTGGCAATGTGTGGGAGTGGACAAGCAGCCTGTATTTGCCCTACCCCTATAACCCTGAACAAGCCGGAGACCCAGAGGCTACCACGGAGCGCACGCTGCGCGGCGGCGCGTGGGACTACTCTCGAAGGTTCGTGCGCTGCGCCTATCGGACCTGGTTCGTCCCCGACTACTTCAACAATGATTTCGGGTTTCGTGTTCTTTCCCCTGGCTAG
- a CDS encoding RNA-dependent DNA polymerase has translation MKTYKHLYPQITAFENLFQAFRQAARGKRKKADVAGFEYHLEPNLFALQDELHRQIYQPGAYYNFRIYDPKPRLISAAPFRDRVVHHALCNVIEPIFERRFIHDSYACRVGKGTHAAVDRCQAFARRYPYVLQCDIQHFFPSMDIAVLRAELARMIADEQVIWLCDQILTSGAEVHRAEHAPQFFPGDNLFAATRPTGLPIGNLTSQFWANVYLNPLDQFIKRELKCKAYQRYVDDFLFFAPDKCMLHRWRAAVIDFAAEQRLRLHEQRAVVYPTRTGIPFLGWRIYPDHRRLKRRNGVAFQRRYKGLLAQFERGEITLEKLDESVDGWVAHVQHGHTWGLQNALLYDSLLPQGEGPGVRAKGTP, from the coding sequence ATGAAAACCTACAAACATCTCTACCCTCAAATCACAGCTTTTGAAAATCTGTTTCAGGCTTTTCGACAAGCTGCCCGCGGCAAGCGCAAAAAGGCGGATGTAGCCGGGTTTGAGTACCACCTGGAACCTAATCTCTTTGCCTTGCAAGATGAACTGCACAGGCAAATCTACCAGCCCGGCGCGTACTATAACTTTCGCATCTATGACCCCAAGCCGCGCCTGATCTCGGCAGCCCCATTCAGAGATCGCGTCGTTCACCATGCCCTGTGCAACGTCATCGAACCCATCTTCGAGCGGCGTTTCATCCACGATTCGTATGCCTGCCGGGTCGGGAAAGGAACTCACGCTGCCGTAGACCGCTGTCAGGCATTCGCCCGCCGCTATCCCTATGTGCTGCAATGCGATATTCAACATTTCTTCCCCAGCATGGATATTGCCGTTTTGCGCGCCGAACTCGCCCGCATGATCGCCGATGAACAAGTTATCTGGCTGTGTGACCAAATCTTGACGAGCGGGGCCGAGGTGCATCGAGCTGAACACGCCCCGCAGTTTTTTCCCGGTGATAATTTATTCGCTGCGACGCGTCCAACCGGCCTCCCCATCGGCAATCTAACTTCACAATTCTGGGCCAATGTCTATCTCAACCCGCTGGATCAATTCATCAAGCGCGAATTGAAATGCAAAGCCTACCAGCGCTACGTGGATGATTTTTTGTTTTTTGCGCCCGACAAGTGCATGCTGCACCGCTGGCGCGCAGCGGTTATTGATTTTGCTGCCGAACAGCGCCTGCGCTTGCACGAACAGCGTGCAGTGGTGTACCCTACGCGTACTGGCATCCCCTTTTTGGGCTGGCGCATTTACCCCGATCACCGGCGGTTGAAGCGGCGCAATGGGGTAGCCTTTCAGCGGCGTTACAAGGGACTTTTGGCGCAATTTGAGCGTGGCGAGATTACGTTAGAAAAACTCGACGAATCCGTCGATGGCTGGGTTGCTCACGTGCAGCACGGCCACACTTGGGGCCTGCAAAACGCGCTACTCTATGATTCCCTTCTCCCACAGGGAGAGGGGCCAGGGGTGAGGGCCAAGGGTACGCCATGA